GCACCAAAAATTCACCCGGCTCGACCTGCAGGTTGAGGTCGCGAATGATTGCGTTGCTGCCCCGGGTGACGCACAGTTTGCGCAGGTGGACGTTCGACATGCGGTTAGCCTTTTACTGCGCCGGCGGCGATACCGCGCACGAACCAGCGTCCCGAGATGAAATAGATCGCCAGCGGCACCGCGGCCGTGAGCATGGTCGCGGCCATGTTGACGTTGTACAGGCGCGTGCCGGTGGTGGTATTGATCACGTTATTGAGTTGCACCGTCATCGGCGCATTGTCGCGGCCCGCGAACACCAGGCCGAGGATGTAATCGTTCCATACGCCGGTAACTTGCATGATGGCGGCAACCACGATGATCGGCAGCGACATCGGCAGCATCACCTGCAGAAAGATGCGCCAGAAGCCGCCGCCGTCGATGCGCGCCGCCTGGAACAGCTCCTGCGGCACCGACGCATAGTAGTTCCGGAACAGCAGCGTCATGATCGGCATGCCAAAGATCACGTGGACCAGCACGATCGCCGGCAAGGTGCCGAACACCCCGGCGCGCGCCATCATCCACACCAGCGGATACATCATCACCTGCACCGGTATGAAGGCGCCAGCCAGCAGCACGCCGAACAGCACGTTGGCGCCGCGCGGACGCCAGAACGACAGCGCATAGCCGTTGATTGCGCCCAGCAGGATCGGAATGATCGTGCTCGGCACCGTGATCGCGACCGAATTCCAGAAGCCGCCGCTGACCCTGGTCCATGCCGTCTGCCACGGCGCGGTAGTTGCCAGCAGCGGCAGCGAAAACACGCTGCCGCTGCGGATTTCGTCCATCGACTTGAACGAGGTGACGACCATGACATAAAGCGGCAGCAAGAAGTACAACGCGGCGGTAAACAAGAAGGCGTAGACGCCGATGCGCGCCGGCGAAAGCCGCCGGCGGCGGGCGGCCGGAACGGCGTCGTGGCGCACGGCCGGGGCCTGCAGGCTGGTGCTCAAGACCGCTTCCTTCGGCTGCGCGCGTAGGCATAAGGCGCCAGCAGCGCCAGCACCGGAACCAGGAGTGTCACGGCGCCGGCCGAGGCCAGGCCGATGTTCGAGCGCAGGAACAGGTGGTCCATGATGAACTTGGCCGGCACTTCGCTGGCCGTGCCAGGTCCGCCGCCGGTCATTGCCACCACCGCGTCGTAGAGCTTGACGACGGCGGTGCTCAGCAGCAGGAATACGGTGGCGATGGTCGGCCCCAGCATCGGCAGCACGATCGACAGGTAGACGCGCCAGGCGGGAATGCCGTCCAGCCGCGCCGCCTTGTAGATTTCTGGATCGACTCCACGCAGGCCGGCCAGCATCAGCGCCATCACCAGGCCCGAGGCCTGCCAGAC
Above is a genomic segment from Massilia sp. H6 containing:
- a CDS encoding carbohydrate ABC transporter permease — encoded protein: MSTSLQAPAVRHDAVPAARRRRLSPARIGVYAFLFTAALYFLLPLYVMVVTSFKSMDEIRSGSVFSLPLLATTAPWQTAWTRVSGGFWNSVAITVPSTIIPILLGAINGYALSFWRPRGANVLFGVLLAGAFIPVQVMMYPLVWMMARAGVFGTLPAIVLVHVIFGMPIMTLLFRNYYASVPQELFQAARIDGGGFWRIFLQVMLPMSLPIIVVAAIMQVTGVWNDYILGLVFAGRDNAPMTVQLNNVINTTTGTRLYNVNMAATMLTAAVPLAIYFISGRWFVRGIAAGAVKG